From Rhopalosiphum padi isolate XX-2018 chromosome 2, ASM2088224v1, whole genome shotgun sequence:
aactattgcaTTTTATGTCATATCAGTAGTTAATTGGTTGAAATTTAGGTTTCAAGTTAaaggaaaacatttatttacacacttcgaaaaaaataattattatgtattaatatttaaatctattatctttattatatctatactcGATCGGTAACATGCGGTCCTCTATTATGAATTACTGTATAGGTGCTTATGGTGttggtatacctatactatatattatgtctaagcAGTGTATAGTTTAATTcacaatacttatatttttactatttattgtattatatttaaatgtccaTGTAATCACCACTCACCTATACGGTTATTATACCTTATACATAAACTATTGATATTTGATCAACATTCGTTTAGaaagtaaaataactaaatattaataattgtttattgaatctaaaaatattaataattttttattacaatcatcggatgttaacaatatttatctatacatatatcaataataaatgttcaCGAGATTAGTTCATATTAAACACTtggtatatatgtttttttcttatcttcgcgagtatatatatattgattatttttacgtGTTCGTCTATTataatgttagttttaataaaatactgatGTTATGTAAAACTTTTATCTCTCACTCTCTACACATGTGTTTTATCTATAGGAACTAGGAAGTAATGCACTAATGCTACATCCTTTCAACCAATGcccctatttttaatatatgctatattttttaattttttaattcaattaacaaTAGAAATAGAATTGATGACTGTGACGGTGTATTTAATTGACCGATTCACTAGTTTCCGTATATTTAAATGGttctataattatatcacattattcacattataacatgaaatataaagtacctatgtatagtTTAAAACATTTAGCCATGACTTATAGGTAACTTTACCAAATGACTGGTTTATTTCATTATCTTAATAGgtattgtcaattttttttatacgtacaATTGTATTTCATTCACATAAGAACATTATGTATCTATTCAGTAATTCGGTTAATACTCGTGAATATGACGATGaataaccattataatttataaatagcataatatttataagagaATGTATAATGGCTATTTATCACTGTTCAGTATATCACCTGTACATTGTCGCACAATAATCGTTTTATTAGTATATCACAGATTTTCTAAGCAGTGAGAATTGATATTAAGAAAAGCTAAAAGCAAAAGcaaaaaaatccattgtaatTATATCATcagtaaacaatataatatagtaaagtttaattttaattatttaaataagtaaaataaaatttgataaattatcttCATTGAAAAAAGATTACCTATAGGTACTCATTATGAAAATTGCAgttaatgtatagttatataagtaccgataaaaattatgtagtaTGTTATTTACGAAAACACTAACATGACAAAGTGAGTTTTGTtcgttaaaaaatcattttgtatACATTGCTTAAATTCTAAATCTATAAATTCGAccaaatacattttctttttatatagtatattttatgaaattattaaaatttctaataatatattttaggttacttaaaatacaaatacaaattaaatttctaaccggttaattttattatttaacgtatataaaaaaaattatgctgtaatttatatttttaagcttgAGGGGCACCTTTGGATCCTCGCTGATATTGGGTCCGGTTTTCCTGTATAGttgttgtacctatatgtacTTATGACTTACTCACCAATACTTGTACCAATTACAGCGTATTCATTGTATTAGTTCTAGAACTGGTTTATTCtctagattatatttttaactgtttagttaaattaaaattaatgcgtgttgttaaaattgtatttttttatatttttgtaggaATGCCCCCTATATGGGTGGCATTGCCATTATGTTTGGCCCTATGTACACCTCTACAAGGCGAAGTGTACACAGCACTCTCCGAACTGGAAGAGCTGTTGGATACCGAATCTGTTCTTTTAAAAACTCTGCACCAATACATTACCGACCAAGAACATCGAATAGcagtattaaaaaagtattggaAATTATTCCCAATTAAAttgatagttaaatatttaaaaataaaactaaatacgaataattatttattcaataattttttgtttctagACATGCTTTAGATTACGAAAAAGAACATTCAATTGCAGCCAGAGACGTAACTAATTATCTATCAAATCCTATCAATGATTATTTATTGGTAAAACGATTAACTAGCGACTGGCGTAAAACAGAAAAATTGATGCAAGATCCATACTATGAAAGtaagttcataattattattaattatagtcaaataaacaattatgaagtgtaaatattacaattatttaattaaatatttttgaactatacAATTTTAGCTGCTATGAAAAATTTGACTCAATATCGTGAACTTCTAAAGTTCCCCACAGATGAGGATTTAACCGGCGCGGCAACTGCACTTATTAGATTACAAGACACGTATAAACTCGATACGGCCTCAGTTGCCAGGGGAGAGTTGAACGGCATTCAATACAGTACTCAACTATCAGGTAAATGGTTTACTCAATTtcacaaatacaatttatataggtatttaaaattattaataattgattttttttagctGGTGACTGTTTTGAACTCGGCCGCCAGTCATATAATGGCTATGATTTTTATCATACAGAATTGTGGATGAATGAAGCTTTAAAAAGGCACGAACAAGAGAGATCTAATGTGACAGTTCGTTGGGAAATCTTGGAGTATCTTGCATATTCCACTTTTATGCaaggtaaattataaaacattttattgtaatcgatttattcaatttaaacaaCTGTTTGATTTATTgcaggaaatttaaaaaaagcattAGATTTAACTATTGAATTGTTAGCGATACTTCCAAATCACGAACGTGCATTGGGCAATCTAGCATATTACGAAGCTGCAATAAAAAATGGAACAACTGAAATCGATAAAAGTGAACAATCTCCAAAAGTTATTACTGCAACGTTAGATCCCGAAGAACGAGAGCGATATCACATGCTGTGTAGAAATGAAAACTTAATGTCAGTCCAAATTAGTTCTCAACTTCGATGTCGTTACACAAACAACAATAGAAATCCTCATTTATTAATTGCTCCACTCAAAGAAGAAGAAGCTTATTTCAGTCCGCGAATAGTTCTTTATCGAGATGTCTTGTACGACAATGAAATAGAAGTTATCAAGCGCATGGCTCAGCCTCgagtaagttatttttttaacttaaaattaataaagtattaatttaactttatattatagctCAAAAGGGCCACTGTTCAAAATTATAAGACTGGCGAATTAGAATTCGCTGATTACCGAATAAGCAAATCGGCTTGGTTAAAAGAACACGAAGATGTTGTGGTAGCAAATGTTGCCAAAAGAGTTGAAGTGATGACAGGCCTTACAACAGAAACAGCTGAGGAACTTCAAGTTGTTAACTATGGAGTTGGCGGACATTATGATCCACATTATGATTTTGCTAGAGTATGtatacaatgattattattaattattaatttaaaatgatatgcactttcaattaaaaataaaaacattttaattatttagtctgAAGAAACCAATGCATTCAAGTCGTTAGGAACCGGAAATAGAATCgctactgttttattttatgtaaggcATTTACATTAAGATTACTTATAATTATCTAGTCATgtgaatgttattttaattaccatttaATTACAGATGAGTGATGTAGCTCAAGGAGGCGCTACAGTGTTCCCTTGGCTAGGCGTAGCACTACAACCTGTAAAAGGAACAGCTGCTGTATGGTTTAATTTATATCCAAGTGGAAATGGAGATCTGAGAACTAGGCACGCTGCATGTCCTGTACTTCAAGGCTCAAAATGgggtattttatttaacaaaattgaaatgcaatttgtattgatatttatgtttttattttttcctagtGTGTAATAAATGGCTACATGAAGTGGGACAAGAGTTTAGAAGACCATGTGATCCTAAAGAGAATATACAGGAAACGATTAGCAGAtaattttggaaatattatttaacttcttTCATATAAGTTggtttttaaatgatttgtCATCTTATTTAACAACGATCAATATTAAACTTTTGTACTATATCGtatttaaaatacctttttCAATATTGTGATAAATGTTTCTTTCGTAACTATCAttgatcttataatatttttaagtagtcgaaataaatatttttgatatataaatattgtttatttattactacttattataaagttttaatcaCTAAATTGTACTGTAGCCGTTGAGACTCGAGTGTACATAGTCATTAAATAAACCAATGTAACACAGTGGCTTTTGAAATGTGCGTTACATTGTCTTTTTAGGGTTTCTGTGCCGCTGACTGTTAGATATCTGGTCCACTCGTAaagattatatatttgataaacgACTGAAAAAAGAGTGGCATGGAGAAATTCTCAATTCCTAAAATAGACAAcaagttgaaaaaaattgagaactgctagtataatatacataagcgTCTCTTATAAGGTCCTGCCTATCATGCACATGCAGGCATGATCTGCgaaatttaaaacagtaaaattcaatttcatattagttatttatttatctgataaaaagaaaattgttatttatccctaataaaaacttatttcaaaatttggGGGTCATATCCCCCAAACCCTAACCTATTTTTTGGAGGGAGATTGTCTGTAATCCCCTGAGCCCTCCACACGACCTGCACATGAGGTATGAAACACGTAAAATAACAAGTTCATGTAACACtgtaattaatacttttagaattaaaccaaaataactaaaatttccAATTTCCAATTTctcttaaattagttttatttttaaattgtcgtaagaaaattgtataagaAATCGTATAACCTTTGCAAACTTTTTAACCAGgcacaacattttttaacaacattaataatagaataaaaattaaaaatattaaaaatattcgaaattacatatttgtaATATGCCTACgataaatttatatagatatttttaaaattgcatcaaatacaaagaaaaagataatttaaataaatagtggaATGTTACAAGTttctataactaatattttataaaatagaactaaataacaacaattttttgttGAAAGCAATGCATTGAAAGCATGATGCCATCCTTCTACCGAATTATTCGTACGCGGAAGATCCTGTATTACTGAATCATAGCAATTCCACATATTGATACTAAATATTGGCGGGCGTCGACCATTCCGACGGTTGGGACGTCCGATCCACGTATcctcaaaataatttatcatcgtGGATAAAACATCTtcgttttcaacaaaataatttgattcaattatatcattaaaatattgtaaacttttatttattggaACATAAGCAAGTGCACATAGATGTCGAATTTGTAATGCAAATTCTGCATCTTCAGCGTACATATTTTGTAGtccattttcttatattttacgcCACATACATTGTTGGAAATGAAAAAAGCACCCTTTTATTTCTGAATTGGGAAACACGTCtttaaatgctaatataaatgaTTGTTCGAAATCAATCATAATACTGTTCGGGTTCAAATCCGGTTCAAatctttttaaaacatttaaaaattctatgtaGGATTGTTTTGTACGATCAGTCATTAATACGTAAACAACTGGATAAGTTGTTCGGTTATAACAaacatgtatagtatataattgtgAAAACAACTTTGGAACTGTTCGAAATGTCCCATCTGCCATCCAAGTATTacagtttttaagtatttttaaattatgaacggtcgaaaaaatcaaaattcttttttcgtttttattgtcgtaaagtaaaaattgtttattattaactatctaATATTCGAGAGGTATATTTAAATCGTTAACTGTTAATGGATTTTGAGGACAAACTTGAACTTTAGATCTCACTCTACAGATTGTGCGAGAAATTAATGTCTGGCTTGGTAATTGAGCAGCAACAACTAATGGAACATTAGTAACAGCTTCACTAATCAAATTCCTTGTGCACACTTGATTAGTTTTAGCATCATATTtgattttttccaaaatttatCTTACTTGAATTTTGGCACAGTTTGGAGCATGAGAATGACAGGATTCCTTTAATATtatgcctataatatattatgtgtataattaataaatttcgtgaataatgatatttttataatacaataattacctGTTTCATCTTTAGTATTTGTAAAACATGAagtgcatttatatttattgtactcaGTACAGCgccaaatatatttgtttttaccattattataaaaaatgtggaGATATCCGTTATGTAATAATAGGTTATTACCTTTTTgacttttaataaaagtaagagtcatatttaaacaaaagtcaaaaatcaaaaattagttAACAAGTGACAAGTAAAAACTCTTATAGCTTAATGATGTACAAACCTGCTAAAATGCCCAGACGTCCAGCTACAGTTAAGTTACGAAAATCCCAACTAATAAACAGATAATGCCTCTACCATTTTTATCTTAATGGCATAATATGaacatattgtacatttgtacacgTAGTAAATAGCTCGCAATCAGTAAACTAacgacaattttaaaatactatatattataaaatattaaatgtcgaTTTTAGATATAATCATAACggcatataataactaataagcttataaaaatcagtataaaggatattttgttcaaagatatttttgtttaaagataTTTTGACCAAAGACATTATTTCGAAGATATTTTGACTAGAGATATTATTTCGAAGATATTTTTACCGGTCACCATGTAATACTCGCGCCAACCGGGAATAGCCAGTTTTAGCTCGTATCGGTACCtggtttctaatatattatatatacccatatgtatattattttacagtttgCAAAcatctgttttaatttttagttttagtaataataaattttattacgattttaatattgtgaCAAATATTTAATGCTCATATagtttaagaattattttgaattaactaAACATTCTAAAGTATAAACAGATATTATTGGAAGTTGTGGGTCGTAACTCGTAAGAATCGGAGATTTATTTCCGATAAACGCATTAACTTTGAATTAATTCCAAAAAACTCAACGGGAAATCAAATATGATTTCATGAAAATAtacttagatataaattaaatcaaaaatagatCTATATGTTAACTATAcgtatatgaaattttatttttaatggttaatCAAGACGATAGTTtgcaatagttaatataatttagcatATATTATGAACTTGCgttcgtataattttattttttttattattattgttgaattagtcttaaaaataatgtaccgTTCTtaattaggtacaaaaaaaaaattgaaggtaAAGAACTATAGGGACTCCActtctttaattataattttccagAGCCTATTTCCATCAGTCCGCCACAGTACGTTtatgatttttgttaaattgtacctatatttaaaaattcaacgaaggaaaatgtatataatgtttaaatgttttttatattatgttattttataaatattcattgtaaataataattaaatttacaatgagGATATTTAAACGGGTAAAATATATGAGCAAAAAAGACAACAGATaagcttacaattttttttaattctgttcAAAGTAAGAGCTAGGTATTAGCTATTTAACAAAATAgtttgtttacaaaaataaccCACACGGCCAcacttgttatttttataaaattgttcgtttgcttgaaaaacaatttttttactttattacttaTCAATTAAAAGGTAAGTTACACCGATTCAAGTATTAAGCCTGCTTAAaatcttaaatcttaataatatttaatatttataggcaAACACAATTCATCGTCGATCGTACGCTTATGGTCTGTATGACGGCGTAGCGTATAGGCAATAGagctacattattataaaattaggtaTAACATGTCAAtactatgttttttataatgctCATTGGTCaacattagttattaaaatacataaaaaaaataaataattttttgagaaaGCGTTGTATCTATGTTGTGCGTGAACAGTGGGCCAGAAATTTGATTATATCCTGTTAATTTAGTCGATTAGGTGCGAAATACAAGTTAATATACCTAAACTTATAAGCAGTGGCGTattttcggggggggggggggggggtgtctAATAAATCCgacataatatagataggtattgatataaagaaatagtttttaatagattaaaagaataaaaaatagttgttttactatattttaaagtaggtaCAAAATCCAAGCgtaattattgatgtttatcTAATACGGGTATTTTATAAAGTggtaatacatacaatacaagGAAAAGTTTAATTACGCGTGGCGGCGGGTTTTTGAGCGTTCGACCGCGTCCGTTGgctaattttaagctatattttatataagtattttgttcACGGGAAAAAACTGCATCGTCCATGTGTGCCTACATAAATAGGGGTTTgcaaatatttaagaatttttagttttttttttagaggttCTGGGTCCAGTAACCTtggacccccccccccaccgtaaatacgccactgcttataagttataactagtataaattaatatatcacgCAATATGAAATTAGGGATCTaagaaacttattttattaaattagattcTATTTCTTTGATAATTTGGAATTTTAAGATATCATGCATAACATCTTCAGGTTAACTTCAATGACTCTATGAacaaccaatattattatttatgggcATACTAGGCGTTAGGCCTCGTTAACGAAtcgtaataatacaatttaatattatctcaaATCTGCCACAAGAATatgacatataattaatatttataatgctattaaaactttccatatttatttatttaatatatatgcaataaaaatcatgattattttttgattttgagaaTATTTAGGTTTGAGTTAATACCTATACTTTGATCAAAATGTCAATAGcacaacaaaaaaatgatattgttttttgtatccTCATCACTGGTGAATGAGTACGACATTTGCATACATTGATGATTTGTATTTGTGGCCTAGATAATTGAAATGTGACAGCTCAGTGGTTTCTCATACACTGTTAGAATTAACTAATCATTTTCGATGTGCTGTCACTGCTATTCGCAGGCATGGATTCAGAATATATTTACATGGTGGGGGTTTTGGAGCTATTTCAGCTATTGCTTCTTGGATCCGTGCTTGGCTATTCCAATGTTGTCTTATTTGACTGTACTCCCTTGTTCACAGCATTTCTAAACTAGTTTTACaaacattaatttactataaaaattatattataatatatccttaatacattttttactcatCTATTAAATACTTAGAAACAATTATTCTAAATCTACATAAACCCAGTTCGTGGCTGATGAAACGTCTAAAtaccaaattaatatattataaattaatacgccAGTTAACTCAAAACCAATCAAAGATCTAACTGAAGCGCTGCCATGTGTTGAGTAACATTCGATACAGGTCTAACATTTACATTCAGAAATTATGACTTGACCACAAATTTCTCAATATGGTTTACTGCTTTATACTACTCAGAAATATATGTGCTACCAAACTATAATAGAAGATACCTTTGATAAAACTTTACAAACATaagagatttttaaaaatattaatatacaatatataaactaaataattattgttagataAAACAACTTTATAATGCTTAATGAaaagtttagtttaaaaataataattggattcCACAATTTAGTAAaactaatcaaatatttttttaatgaatgtgaattttaaagattttaatagctgcaaacaaatatataaattaaaataaataacacaatattatacacaattatattatataatttcattgcaaccatacaaaataatatgtacacaaccCATTTGTAAGGGATTAGATTAAagggaaaacaaataaaaactttatttttatcctattcgatttttattttatacacaatttttttataaaatagtataaacctTAAGTAGTGTGGTTTTCTTCTGTTACTGTAGTACTACAAATGTACAAGCCATAAATATTCCATATTGttgacaaataaatatatagaaaaagaagataatttaaacatatttgacCTTAagaaaaacaatgttttaagtAGGATGAATTTACCTAGGGAGTTACTTacaaatgtaaacaaatatatgtatacaaacatcaatattacaattatatagacggctgatattattttaagtttttttttacatgatttgaattattgtaaattaacaaGGAATTTCTTAGAAGATAGATATGAGAGGGgttagagaaaaaaattaacattaatcgcacactatgttaaaaaaatataggtgtGAGTGCTCAATGAAAAACAATATGTGGCAGTCCTAAACTGGTcggataaaatttaaaataaataatacagtaaaattataatcatatatcaaCTTAAACAATGACATTATACACACAGtcttttttttacaattcatCGTGGGCTTCTTCAGATTTGGATGCAAGGTCTTCATCTTCCTCTTCATCCTCTTCATCAGGTTGGACATCATCAGATTTCTTTGCTTCTTGTtcttctttctttctttcttctTCATCAAGTGCTTCCTTCATTTTCTTCTCGCcctcctaaaaaaataaaataaattttaaaattacattcaacattaaaaatatagattgtaCTTACATATCTAGATTTCCAGATAGCATCTGCTTTTTCTTTAGCTAATTCTATGTCGTCTGTGATCAAAACATTGTTGAAAATAGTACCAGATTTTACTTGCCACAAATCAAAACCAAGAGCACAAATTTCTTTTCTTGCGTATAGTTTATCATCTTGTTTGTATTCTGGGTTATCAATTTCAGGATGTACCCATACtcccttaaaatattatagataatttataatgcaattcattaaatttaaaacctttaatacagTATTCTtaactataacaaataaaaatataatacaattttaatttatttataccttgTAATTTGGATTATCAATCTGTTTTGGTTTCCATTCACCCTTGAAATCGGGATTATCAATCATTGCTGGTTCCCATTCACCGTCCATTTCATCGTCCCAATCTTCTGGTTTAGTGGCAGCTGGATCAGGAATGTGTTCTGGCTTATCCCAATCTTCTGGTTTCTCATCATTAGGGTCATCAATAGTAGCCTTCTCATCCCAATCTTCAGGTTTCTTAGCTTCAGGATCCTTAATTTTCTTGGGTGGCAAAAAGTCCCAATCGGCTTCTAATTCACCAGATTCTACCTTTTCATTGTCAATTAATACTTCATAAGTATTATCAGACTTCACAATAAGTGTATAAACATGAGTGTAAACATCATCACGACAACGAATGTCTTTATTGATCAACAAGTTTTTGCCATTGTAGCTGAAGATAACATGAACTTTCTTTGTACCAGGTCCACAAATGTCAGGTCCTAGAAATAAACAAaacttttagtaaaataaaaatcacaagagcaaattaaatt
This genomic window contains:
- the LOC132920248 gene encoding calreticulin — translated: MRAPTKLSLCALFCLATALAVSAEIYFEENFPDDSFESEWTYSEHPGKEFGKFVHSSGAFYNDAEADKGIQTSQDARFYALSKKFAPFSNEGKDLVIQYTVKHEQNIDCGGGYVKLFNCDLEPKKMHGETPYEIMFGPDICGPGTKKVHVIFSYNGKNLLINKDIRCRDDVYTHVYTLIVKSDNTYEVLIDNEKVESGELEADWDFLPPKKIKDPEAKKPEDWDEKATIDDPNDEKPEDWDKPEHIPDPAATKPEDWDDEMDGEWEPAMIDNPDFKGEWKPKQIDNPNYKGVWVHPEIDNPEYKQDDKLYARKEICALGFDLWQVKSGTIFNNVLITDDIELAKEKADAIWKSRYEGEKKMKEALDEEERKKEEQEAKKSDDVQPDEEDEEEDEDLASKSEEAHDEL
- the LOC132920255 gene encoding prolyl 4-hydroxylase subunit alpha-1, encoding MPPIWVALPLCLALCTPLQGEVYTALSELEELLDTESVLLKTLHQYITDQEHRIAVLKKHALDYEKEHSIAARDVTNYLSNPINDYLLVKRLTSDWRKTEKLMQDPYYETAMKNLTQYRELLKFPTDEDLTGAATALIRLQDTYKLDTASVARGELNGIQYSTQLSAGDCFELGRQSYNGYDFYHTELWMNEALKRHEQERSNVTVRWEILEYLAYSTFMQGNLKKALDLTIELLAILPNHERALGNLAYYEAAIKNGTTEIDKSEQSPKVITATLDPEERERYHMLCRNENLMSVQISSQLRCRYTNNNRNPHLLIAPLKEEEAYFSPRIVLYRDVLYDNEIEVIKRMAQPRLKRATVQNYKTGELEFADYRISKSAWLKEHEDVVVANVAKRVEVMTGLTTETAEELQVVNYGVGGHYDPHYDFARSEETNAFKSLGTGNRIATVLFYMSDVAQGGATVFPWLGVALQPVKGTAAVWFNLYPSGNGDLRTRHAACPVLQGSKWVCNKWLHEVGQEFRRPCDPKENIQETISR